A single window of Hymenobacter sp. APR13 DNA harbors:
- a CDS encoding DUF3575 domain-containing protein, which produces MLPVKLYLPRRRHRPLLFPPGLRTRHFASVTLAAGLLVALAHPVSAQTITVKASINPLLSVEELIPLSAGLGLEVGLTPRSALQVVGSYRHFRAQDQEPDSGPKLYVDYRYYFAAEKPQTGFFAGPFVGAGRLKLGLGDDPPPGATRGKLTEKEAGVLFGYQQLFSRLTLEAFAGPAYRWETTRNANYATSRTDFLWLRAGVTLGMRVKQ; this is translated from the coding sequence CTCTACCTGCCCCGCCGCCGCCACCGGCCGTTGCTGTTCCCGCCGGGATTGCGGACTCGGCATTTTGCTAGCGTCACTCTGGCGGCCGGGCTATTGGTTGCTCTTGCCCATCCGGTTTCAGCCCAGACTATCACCGTGAAAGCCAGCATCAACCCGTTGCTTTCCGTGGAAGAACTGATTCCGTTGTCGGCCGGGCTGGGGCTGGAAGTGGGGCTGACGCCGCGCTCTGCCTTGCAGGTAGTGGGCAGCTACCGCCACTTTCGGGCGCAGGACCAGGAGCCGGATAGCGGCCCTAAACTGTACGTTGATTATCGATACTACTTCGCTGCGGAAAAGCCCCAAACGGGTTTCTTTGCTGGCCCTTTCGTAGGGGCGGGCCGGTTAAAGCTAGGGTTGGGGGATGACCCTCCACCCGGTGCGACGCGCGGCAAACTCACTGAAAAAGAAGCAGGGGTGCTGTTCGGCTATCAGCAGCTTTTTTCGCGGCTGACGCTGGAGGCCTTTGCCGGCCCGGCCTATCGGTGGGAAACAACCCGTAACGCTAACTATGCTACCAGCAGAACAGATTTCCTCTGGCTACGGGCAGGTGTTACGCTAGGCATGCGCGTAAAGCAGTGA
- a CDS encoding PQQ-dependent sugar dehydrogenase: MTKAPLLLATALFAGLSSATAQNVPPEATPFQMTGNIYLPKKLPATPERVASLKVPAGFTVSKYAEGLDAPRMLAQAPNGDLYVSNRVKGTVTLLRDANKDGKVELTQQVAQKPHLHGLALRDGKLYMAAVRELYVADVKPDGTLGELKTLYSDLPDAGQHANRTLQFGPDGQLYLSVGSTCNACDEDNPESATLLQVNTDGSGRRIFATGLRNTIGFDWHPTTKALFGMDHGIDWLGDETQQEEFNQLKQGANYGWPSIIADGKPYPANKPKSGESYEQFDAKAVRPLLLYKAHSAPLGLVFNRSQQLPADYRNSAFVTMHGSWNRAQPSGYKIVRVRFNEQGQPQQFEDFATGWLVENDKSQFGRPCAIVQAADGALLVSDDDNGVIYRIAYAAGKPAKKEKKRG, translated from the coding sequence ATGACCAAAGCCCCACTCCTGCTCGCTACGGCCCTATTTGCCGGCCTCAGCTCCGCCACGGCCCAGAACGTGCCGCCCGAGGCCACGCCGTTTCAGATGACGGGCAACATCTACCTGCCCAAGAAGCTGCCCGCCACGCCCGAGCGGGTGGCCTCGCTGAAAGTGCCGGCCGGCTTCACGGTCAGCAAATACGCCGAGGGCCTCGACGCGCCGCGCATGCTGGCCCAGGCCCCCAACGGCGACCTGTACGTGAGCAACCGCGTGAAAGGCACCGTGACCTTGCTGCGCGATGCCAACAAAGACGGCAAAGTGGAGCTCACGCAGCAGGTGGCCCAGAAGCCGCACCTGCACGGCCTCGCCCTCCGGGACGGCAAGCTCTACATGGCCGCCGTGCGCGAGCTGTATGTGGCCGACGTGAAGCCCGACGGCACGCTGGGCGAGCTGAAAACGCTCTACTCCGACCTGCCCGACGCCGGCCAGCACGCCAACCGCACCCTGCAGTTCGGGCCCGACGGCCAGCTCTACCTCTCGGTGGGCAGCACCTGCAACGCCTGCGACGAAGACAACCCCGAAAGCGCCACCCTGCTGCAGGTGAACACCGACGGCTCGGGCCGCCGCATCTTCGCCACCGGCCTGCGCAACACCATCGGTTTTGACTGGCATCCGACTACGAAAGCCTTGTTCGGCATGGACCACGGCATCGACTGGCTCGGCGACGAAACCCAGCAGGAAGAGTTCAACCAGCTCAAGCAGGGCGCCAACTACGGCTGGCCGTCCATTATCGCCGACGGCAAGCCCTACCCGGCCAACAAGCCCAAAAGCGGCGAGTCGTATGAGCAGTTTGATGCCAAAGCCGTGCGCCCGCTGCTGCTCTACAAGGCCCACTCGGCGCCGCTGGGGCTGGTGTTCAACCGCAGCCAGCAGCTGCCCGCCGACTACCGGAACAGCGCCTTCGTGACCATGCACGGCTCCTGGAACCGCGCCCAGCCCTCGGGCTACAAAATCGTGCGGGTGCGCTTCAACGAGCAGGGCCAGCCCCAGCAGTTCGAGGATTTCGCCACGGGCTGGCTGGTGGAAAACGACAAGTCGCAGTTCGGCCGGCCCTGCGCCATCGTGCAGGCTGCGGATGGCGCGCTGCTGGTATCCGACGACGACAACGGCGTGATTTACCGCATTGCGTACGCTGCCGGCAAGCCCGCCAAGAAAGAGAAAAAGCGCGGGTAG
- a CDS encoding NUDIX hydrolase, translated as MKKPLEPWKTLHSELVFNHPWYKLRRDEVQLPGGQVLDDYFVSVRPHVVLVFPLTADGQVVFVRQYKHAAGRILLELPGGVVDEGEAAPLDAARRELLEETGYAADTVEPLLDVFDNPTKDTNSISFFLARPVQLVAAQHLDETENIEVVLVPLAEVEGKVLRGEICVSGSVALCLLALRKLGA; from the coding sequence ATGAAAAAGCCCCTCGAACCCTGGAAAACGCTGCACTCCGAGCTGGTATTCAACCACCCCTGGTACAAGCTGCGCCGCGACGAAGTGCAGCTGCCCGGCGGCCAGGTCCTCGACGACTACTTCGTGAGCGTCCGGCCCCACGTGGTGCTGGTGTTCCCGCTCACCGCCGACGGGCAGGTGGTGTTCGTGCGCCAATACAAACACGCCGCCGGCCGCATCCTGCTGGAGCTGCCCGGCGGCGTGGTAGATGAAGGCGAAGCAGCACCGCTGGATGCTGCACGCCGCGAACTGCTGGAAGAAACCGGCTACGCCGCCGACACGGTAGAGCCGCTGCTCGACGTGTTCGACAACCCTACCAAAGACACTAACAGCATTTCCTTTTTCCTCGCCCGGCCCGTGCAGCTGGTAGCCGCCCAGCACCTCGACGAAACCGAAAATATCGAAGTCGTGCTGGTGCCGCTGGCGGAGGTGGAAGGCAAGGTCCTGCGCGGCGAAATCTGTGTTTCCGGCTCTGTGGCGCTGTGTCTGCTGGCCTTGCGCAAGTTGGGGGCGTAG
- a CDS encoding energy transducer TonB — translation MLRLVTLVLLLLMPRLMAAQTAATAALTDSDTSLAGPAASASPTALTDSGASPAAPAASAAPLLYHAADEMPAFPGGAPAFQQFLRQKLRYPEEALRRNLSGKVHVSFVVDEQGHILDPKVVRGLGSGLDEEALRLVRIMPWWTPGRVAGQPVRVAYTLPIVFRALE, via the coding sequence ATGCTTCGTCTTGTTACGCTTGTACTTCTGCTCCTGATGCCCCGCCTGATGGCCGCCCAAACCGCCGCCACTGCCGCCCTCACCGATTCCGATACCAGCCTCGCCGGCCCGGCTGCGTCGGCCAGCCCCACCGCCCTCACTGATTCCGGCGCCAGCCCCGCCGCACCTGCCGCATCGGCAGCACCGCTGCTCTACCACGCCGCCGACGAAATGCCGGCCTTTCCCGGTGGCGCGCCGGCGTTTCAGCAGTTTCTGCGCCAGAAGCTGCGCTACCCGGAGGAGGCGCTGCGGCGCAATCTGTCGGGCAAGGTGCACGTCAGCTTCGTGGTGGATGAGCAGGGCCACATCCTCGACCCCAAAGTGGTGCGCGGCCTGGGCAGCGGCCTCGACGAGGAGGCCCTGCGCCTGGTGCGCATCATGCCGTGGTGGACGCCCGGCCGCGTAGCCGGCCAGCCCGTGCGCGTGGCCTACACGCTACCCATCGTGTTCCGGGCGCTGGAGTAG
- a CDS encoding alpha/beta fold hydrolase: protein MNLTARLRPICLALLMAASTATETAVAAAPAVAAAASAAADNPATHPNFTVRVVGKGRPMLLIPGLTCPGAVWDETVARYQRQYQCHIISLAGFGGNAAPASTDKLLQNVRDQLLAYIKTQQLNKPMVVGHSLGGFMGLWLSATQPEAVGPLVIVDSLPFLAAVQNPAQTVEGARPMAEGMRKQMAAGQMTMAAARQMSATMMQDTAHITQTARWSVASNPATVAQAMYDLFTTDLRQDIARVQQPVLVLGAWAAYKPYGSTKESTRAVFEQQYARLPQHRIEMSEAGRHFLMYDDTQWFFQQTDAFLQQHYVAKK, encoded by the coding sequence ATGAACCTGACCGCCCGCCTCCGCCCTATCTGCCTCGCCCTGCTGATGGCCGCTTCCACCGCCACTGAAACGGCCGTTGCCGCCGCGCCGGCAGTAGCCGCTGCCGCCAGCGCCGCCGCCGACAACCCCGCCACCCACCCCAACTTCACGGTGCGGGTGGTGGGCAAGGGCCGCCCCATGCTGCTAATTCCGGGCCTCACCTGCCCCGGCGCCGTCTGGGACGAAACCGTGGCCCGCTACCAGCGCCAGTACCAGTGCCACATCATCAGCCTGGCTGGCTTTGGCGGCAACGCGGCTCCGGCTTCTACTGATAAGCTGCTGCAGAACGTGCGCGACCAGCTGCTGGCCTACATCAAAACCCAGCAGCTGAACAAGCCCATGGTGGTGGGCCACAGCCTGGGCGGCTTTATGGGCCTGTGGCTGAGCGCCACCCAGCCCGAGGCCGTGGGCCCGCTGGTGATTGTGGATTCGCTGCCGTTCCTGGCGGCCGTGCAGAACCCCGCCCAGACCGTGGAAGGCGCCCGGCCCATGGCCGAAGGCATGCGCAAGCAAATGGCCGCCGGCCAGATGACGATGGCCGCCGCCCGCCAGATGAGCGCCACCATGATGCAGGACACTGCCCACATCACCCAAACAGCCCGCTGGAGCGTGGCCTCCAACCCCGCCACCGTGGCCCAGGCCATGTACGACCTGTTCACGACGGACTTGCGCCAGGACATTGCCCGGGTGCAGCAGCCGGTGCTGGTGCTGGGCGCCTGGGCGGCCTACAAGCCCTACGGTTCCACTAAGGAAAGCACCCGCGCCGTATTCGAGCAACAGTACGCCCGCCTGCCCCAGCACCGCATCGAAATGTCGGAGGCCGGCCGCCACTTCCTGATGTACGACGACACGCAGTGGTTTTTTCAGCAAACCGACGCTTTTTTGCAGCAGCATTACGTGGCTAAAAAGTAA
- a CDS encoding DUF7010 family protein, translating into MLSAQEFTALKLELSVKAKNGLDFIVAASVVWTAITAVWLLPYTVGTKSFLTFCVGALVLPLAWLLSKVFRTTWVLPHNPLQPLGLWLNFAQLFYFPFLIFIYTRYPQHFIMTYGIITGAHFFPYAWLYSARPYAIMAGIIPVGCLVLGLQLATSALYLIPLFITGALLVLGALLVPAYRHSKQAALSLAELPAA; encoded by the coding sequence ATGTTATCCGCCCAGGAATTTACCGCGCTCAAGCTGGAGCTCTCCGTGAAAGCCAAAAACGGCCTCGACTTTATTGTGGCCGCCAGCGTGGTGTGGACCGCCATTACGGCGGTGTGGCTGCTGCCGTACACCGTCGGCACTAAAAGCTTCCTCACGTTTTGTGTGGGCGCGCTTGTCCTGCCGCTGGCCTGGCTGCTGTCGAAAGTGTTTCGCACCACCTGGGTGCTGCCTCACAACCCGCTGCAGCCGCTGGGGCTGTGGCTGAACTTCGCGCAGCTGTTTTACTTCCCCTTCCTGATTTTCATCTATACCCGCTACCCGCAGCACTTTATCATGACCTACGGCATCATCACGGGGGCGCATTTCTTCCCGTATGCCTGGCTGTACAGCGCCCGGCCCTACGCCATCATGGCCGGCATTATTCCGGTGGGCTGCCTGGTGCTGGGGCTGCAGCTGGCCACGTCTGCGCTGTACCTGATTCCGCTTTTCATCACCGGGGCTCTGCTGGTGCTGGGCGCTTTGCTGGTGCCTGCTTACCGGCACAGCAAACAGGCGGCCCTTTCCCTGGCGGAGCTGCCAGCAGCTTAG
- a CDS encoding sensor histidine kinase, whose translation MTTFSYASAPAPSRLYWRLQLLGWSLYFVFNVVLFSVFGRFSGELVLITTAIVLPVMGLSHALRYHIRANGWELLPPLPLLGRLLVTNALLSVLSQVIIWALLIWVVKPSPDGRPHGWAQFMGYSLNVNFMLWLWAGFYFGWHFFHRYKQAEVDKWRLAAAVREAEMRTLKAQINPHFLFNGLNNIRALVMEDPTRARTMMTHLSDLLRYSIQLSAAEQVPLGRELEIVEHYLQLEALQLEERLTYALDVDPAAEQVLVPPMTLQLLVENAIKHGLAPRPEGGSIKLTAQLDGAGQLHVSIRNTGRYQPRPGHDGVGVRNARERLALLFGPAAHLDIGNHPTEPDTVVAHLRLPVRAEALPAALR comes from the coding sequence ATGACTACGTTTTCCTACGCCTCCGCCCCGGCCCCGAGCCGGCTGTACTGGCGCCTGCAGCTGCTGGGCTGGAGCCTGTACTTTGTATTCAACGTAGTGCTGTTTTCCGTCTTCGGACGGTTTTCCGGCGAGCTGGTACTGATTACCACGGCCATTGTGCTGCCCGTGATGGGGTTGTCGCACGCCTTGCGCTACCATATCCGAGCCAACGGCTGGGAGCTGCTGCCGCCGCTGCCACTGCTGGGGCGCCTGCTCGTGACCAATGCGCTGCTGTCGGTGCTGAGCCAGGTTATCATCTGGGCGTTGCTGATCTGGGTGGTGAAACCCAGCCCTGATGGGCGGCCGCACGGCTGGGCGCAGTTTATGGGCTACTCGCTCAACGTCAACTTTATGCTGTGGCTCTGGGCCGGCTTCTATTTCGGCTGGCACTTTTTCCACCGCTACAAGCAGGCCGAAGTGGACAAGTGGCGGCTGGCGGCGGCCGTGCGGGAAGCCGAGATGCGCACCCTCAAGGCCCAGATCAACCCGCATTTCCTGTTCAACGGCCTCAACAACATCCGGGCGCTGGTGATGGAAGACCCCACCCGCGCCCGCACCATGATGACCCACCTCTCCGACCTGCTGCGCTACTCCATCCAGCTCAGCGCGGCCGAGCAGGTGCCGCTGGGCCGCGAGCTGGAGATTGTGGAGCACTACCTGCAGCTGGAAGCTCTGCAGCTGGAGGAGCGCCTCACCTACGCTCTCGACGTGGACCCGGCAGCCGAACAGGTGCTTGTTCCGCCCATGACGCTGCAGCTGCTCGTCGAAAACGCCATCAAGCACGGCCTGGCCCCGCGGCCCGAAGGCGGCAGCATCAAGCTCACAGCCCAGCTCGACGGCGCCGGGCAGCTGCACGTAAGCATCCGCAACACGGGCCGCTACCAGCCCCGCCCCGGCCACGACGGCGTGGGGGTGCGCAACGCCCGCGAGCGGCTGGCCCTGCTATTCGGCCCCGCCGCCCACCTCGACATCGGCAACCACCCCACCGAGCCCGACACCGTGGTAGCCCACCTGCGCCTGCCGGTGCGGGCCGAAGCGCTGCCCGCAGCTCTCCGCTAA
- a CDS encoding LytR/AlgR family response regulator transcription factor, producing the protein MDVLLVDDSRLARTELRHLLQAFPDVTVVGEARHAAEARTRLQELRPDLLLLDIHMPGETGFELLASLEAAPHVVFTTAYDEYALRAFEVNALDYLLKPVQEHRLAAALEKARTKLLPPADAPTLPAPAATTAAPEPATTLLTEHDQVFVKDGERCWFVRLADIRLFEINGSYTQIYFEQHRPLIPRTLQHLEQRLDPRVFFRANRQQIINLKWIEGIEPWFSSTLKIRLRGGPEVEVSRQQSVRFRELLSL; encoded by the coding sequence TTGGACGTTCTGCTCGTTGACGACTCGCGGCTGGCCCGCACCGAACTGCGCCACCTGCTGCAGGCCTTCCCCGACGTGACCGTGGTAGGCGAAGCCCGCCACGCCGCCGAGGCCCGCACCCGCCTGCAGGAGCTGCGCCCCGACTTGCTGCTGCTCGACATCCACATGCCCGGCGAAACCGGCTTCGAGCTGCTGGCCTCGCTGGAAGCCGCCCCGCACGTCGTCTTCACCACCGCCTACGACGAGTACGCGCTGCGGGCTTTCGAGGTAAATGCCCTGGATTATCTGCTCAAACCGGTGCAGGAGCACCGCCTGGCCGCCGCCCTGGAAAAAGCCCGCACCAAGCTGCTGCCTCCGGCCGATGCGCCCACCCTGCCCGCCCCGGCTGCCACTACCGCTGCCCCCGAGCCAGCTACCACCCTGCTCACCGAGCACGACCAAGTGTTTGTGAAGGATGGCGAGCGGTGCTGGTTTGTGCGGCTGGCTGATATCCGGCTGTTTGAAATCAACGGCAGCTACACCCAGATCTACTTCGAGCAGCACCGCCCCCTGATTCCGCGCACCCTGCAACACCTGGAGCAGCGCCTCGACCCGCGCGTGTTCTTCCGGGCCAACCGCCAGCAAATCATCAACCTGAAATGGATTGAAGGCATCGAGCCCTGGTTCAGCAGCACCCTCAAGATCCGGCTGCGGGGCGGCCCGGAGGTGGAGGTGTCGCGGCAGCAGTCGGTGCGGTTTCGCGAACTACTTAGCCTATAG
- a CDS encoding S8 family peptidase — translation MVFKLKPEYRAQAHPGRVAVPQLEATLRRLGALRLVQKFPNALPPDPKNPEAVDLRLVYQVWLPATTVLPKAQLALRQTGVLAYVEPLYYRAPLYQPNDPLADSTNASGQYHLRNIRAYQAWDVTKGDSSVLIGITDTGFRLSHEDLNGQWQRNRQDPPDGLDNDNDGYVDNYRGWDLADNDNNPSSDSYQQPRHGVHSAGAAAARPDNSRGVAGAGFNCRFLPLKIYPSTPGGSFAGYEAIVYAADHGCKVINMSWGAAGGRSQFEQDAITYAAVNRDAVVVASAGNTNAELDFYPASYEHVLSVGASNRSDGKARYATYSHRLDLVAPGDDVLTVWGDTDTDYIPATGSSFSAPLVAGAAGLVRARFPQFTAAQVRAQLRRTADNIDALPANAAYIGKLGTGRLNMLRAVRANDQRAVRLTQRVFSPAQSAYQPADTIRLAVEVQNLLLPVQNLTLTITSLSPYLTVRQGTFAAGALATLARTANTAAPFRLAVAAAVPLNTRAVLRYHFEDAATGYEEDQYSTVLLSPDFVVLNAGDLALTLTSRGSLGYDGIGSDLGEGVTYRGGAPLLYEGGLLLATGPNRVSSRLRNERNVADTDFFRLTQAALRRQPLRADQEASNILQDSLPSATRNRTVGVQVRQRGYAWAQGPHRDYVVLEYQLHNVTPDTLKPLYTGLFMDWDVVPEYARNVVAWDSVRHLSYAYDAGSPDVYVGLKWLRGGTATTYALNVNAPAGSPVQLSNGFSRPEKYLTLSSGTRQRSTGLPAGTDIAHVLGAALPRLAPADSAVVAFAVLAAPTLAQLQAAADAAQIRYNQLLPIRPALAAGAWQLYPNPTSGRVRLEIPASFGGYQAQLLNPLGQLVRLFSLNSTITELDASGLPAGLYVLRVQGDTGQVTRQLLVRP, via the coding sequence TTGGTATTCAAGCTGAAGCCCGAATACCGGGCCCAGGCGCACCCGGGCCGCGTAGCCGTGCCGCAGCTGGAAGCTACTTTGCGCCGCCTCGGGGCGTTGCGCCTGGTGCAGAAGTTTCCGAACGCGCTGCCGCCCGACCCAAAGAATCCGGAAGCCGTAGATCTGCGCCTAGTGTACCAGGTGTGGCTGCCGGCCACCACCGTGCTGCCCAAGGCCCAGTTGGCCCTTCGCCAGACTGGTGTTCTGGCGTACGTGGAGCCGCTCTATTACCGCGCGCCGCTCTACCAGCCCAACGACCCTCTGGCCGACTCCACCAATGCCAGCGGCCAGTATCACCTGCGCAACATCCGCGCCTACCAGGCCTGGGACGTGACAAAGGGCGACTCCAGCGTGCTCATCGGCATCACCGACACCGGTTTCCGGCTTTCGCACGAGGACCTCAACGGGCAGTGGCAGCGCAACCGCCAGGACCCGCCCGACGGCCTCGACAACGACAACGACGGCTACGTGGACAACTACCGCGGCTGGGACTTGGCTGACAACGACAACAATCCCTCGTCTGACTCCTACCAACAGCCTCGGCACGGCGTCCATTCGGCCGGGGCCGCCGCCGCCCGCCCCGATAACAGCCGCGGCGTGGCTGGCGCCGGCTTCAACTGCCGCTTTCTGCCCCTGAAAATCTACCCCAGCACGCCCGGGGGCAGCTTCGCGGGCTATGAGGCCATCGTGTACGCCGCCGACCACGGATGCAAGGTCATCAACATGAGCTGGGGAGCCGCCGGGGGCCGCTCGCAGTTCGAGCAGGACGCCATTACCTACGCGGCCGTCAACCGCGACGCCGTGGTAGTGGCCTCGGCCGGCAACACCAACGCCGAGCTGGATTTCTACCCCGCCTCCTACGAGCACGTGCTGTCGGTGGGCGCCTCCAACCGCTCCGATGGAAAGGCCCGCTACGCCACTTACAGCCACCGCCTCGACCTGGTGGCCCCTGGCGACGACGTGCTGACCGTGTGGGGCGACACCGACACCGACTACATTCCGGCCACCGGCTCGTCGTTTTCGGCGCCGCTGGTGGCGGGCGCGGCCGGGTTGGTGCGGGCCCGCTTTCCGCAGTTCACGGCCGCCCAGGTGCGGGCCCAGCTGCGCCGCACCGCTGACAACATTGATGCCCTGCCTGCCAATGCCGCTTACATTGGCAAGCTGGGCACCGGCCGCCTGAACATGCTGCGAGCCGTGCGCGCCAACGATCAGCGCGCCGTACGTCTTACTCAGCGCGTGTTCAGCCCGGCCCAAAGCGCCTACCAGCCCGCCGATACCATCCGGCTGGCTGTAGAAGTGCAGAACCTTCTGCTACCAGTCCAGAACCTGACTCTCACCATCACGTCCCTGTCACCTTACCTAACGGTGCGGCAGGGCACGTTTGCCGCCGGTGCGCTGGCCACGCTGGCCCGCACCGCCAATACGGCGGCCCCGTTTCGGTTAGCAGTGGCGGCGGCAGTGCCGCTGAATACCCGCGCCGTGCTGCGGTATCACTTCGAGGATGCAGCCACCGGCTATGAGGAAGACCAGTACAGCACTGTGCTGCTTAGCCCCGACTTCGTGGTGCTTAATGCTGGCGACCTAGCCCTTACCCTCACCAGCCGGGGCAGCCTTGGCTACGACGGTATTGGGTCTGACTTAGGCGAGGGAGTGACGTACCGAGGCGGCGCGCCGCTACTCTACGAAGGCGGCCTGCTGCTGGCCACCGGACCCAACCGCGTTTCCAGCCGCCTCCGCAACGAGCGGAACGTAGCCGACACCGACTTCTTCCGCCTGACTCAGGCCGCCCTGCGCCGCCAGCCTCTTCGCGCCGACCAAGAAGCCAGCAATATCCTGCAGGATTCCCTGCCCTCGGCCACCCGCAACCGCACCGTGGGCGTGCAGGTGCGCCAGCGCGGCTACGCCTGGGCGCAGGGCCCGCACCGCGACTACGTGGTGCTGGAATACCAGCTCCACAACGTCACACCCGATACGCTGAAGCCGCTGTACACGGGCCTGTTCATGGATTGGGACGTGGTACCGGAGTATGCCCGCAACGTGGTGGCCTGGGACTCGGTGCGCCATCTCAGTTACGCCTACGACGCTGGCAGCCCGGACGTATATGTGGGCCTGAAGTGGCTGCGTGGGGGCACCGCCACCACCTACGCCCTCAACGTGAATGCGCCAGCCGGCAGCCCGGTACAGCTGTCCAACGGCTTCAGCCGCCCTGAGAAGTACCTCACGCTTAGCAGCGGCACCCGCCAACGCAGCACCGGCCTGCCCGCCGGCACCGACATAGCGCACGTGCTTGGGGCCGCCCTGCCCCGCCTTGCCCCCGCCGATTCGGCCGTGGTGGCGTTTGCGGTGCTGGCCGCTCCCACTTTGGCGCAGCTACAGGCCGCTGCCGATGCCGCTCAGATCCGCTACAACCAGCTGCTGCCCATTCGCCCGGCTCTGGCCGCCGGCGCCTGGCAGCTTTATCCGAACCCAACTTCCGGGCGGGTACGGCTGGAAATACCTGCCAGCTTCGGTGGCTACCAAGCTCAACTGCTCAATCCGTTGGGCCAGCTGGTCCGCCTGTTCAGCCTCAATAGTACCATCACCGAGTTGGATGCTAGTGGCCTGCCGGCTGGCCTGTATGTCTTGCGAGTACAAGGAGACACAGGCCAAGTAACCCGGCAACTGCTGGTACGGCCCTAA
- a CDS encoding carbonic anhydrase: MITYDEIFENNRQWVESSTATNADFLKHLASDQKPDYLYIGCSDSRVTAEELMGVAPGEVFVHRNVANLVINIDLNATSVIEYAVAHLGVKHIVVCGHYGCGGVKAAMQPKDLGVMNPWLRNIRDVYRLHQPELDKIEDTTARYDRLVELNVQEQCVNVIKMAVVQQQYLKNGYPTVHGWVFDLKTGLLKDLNLDFEHILHDIQEIYNLGDQVLFGEGKTTPAIEIGQAAKTDIQR; encoded by the coding sequence ATGATAACCTACGACGAAATCTTCGAGAACAACCGCCAGTGGGTGGAATCCAGCACGGCCACCAACGCCGACTTCCTCAAACACTTGGCCTCCGACCAGAAGCCCGACTATCTCTACATCGGCTGCTCCGATTCGCGTGTGACGGCTGAAGAGCTGATGGGCGTGGCGCCCGGGGAGGTGTTTGTGCACCGCAACGTAGCCAACCTGGTCATCAACATCGACTTGAACGCCACTTCGGTGATTGAGTACGCTGTAGCTCACCTGGGCGTAAAGCACATTGTTGTGTGCGGGCACTATGGCTGCGGAGGCGTGAAAGCTGCCATGCAACCCAAAGACCTGGGAGTGATGAATCCGTGGCTGCGCAACATCCGCGACGTTTACCGCCTACATCAGCCGGAACTCGACAAAATCGAGGACACCACGGCTCGCTACGACCGGCTGGTAGAGCTGAACGTGCAGGAGCAGTGCGTCAACGTCATTAAGATGGCTGTGGTGCAACAGCAGTACCTGAAAAACGGCTACCCTACGGTACACGGCTGGGTGTTCGACCTGAAGACCGGACTGCTCAAAGACCTGAACCTGGATTTCGAGCACATCCTGCATGACATTCAGGAGATTTACAATCTCGGCGACCAAGTGCTGTTCGGAGAGGGTAAAACGACGCCGGCCATCGAAATAGGCCAGGCAGCTAAGACTGACATACAGCGCTAA
- a CDS encoding TIGR02117 family protein, whose product MPVTLKKIAKGAAYAGGSILGILVLYGVAAVGLSAVPVGERGKPTPDGVEVYILSNGVHTDIVVPVRNSQMDWTRQIRYADTPAADPSMQFVGFGWGDKGFYLDTPTWAELKPSTAFKAMFWLGESAIHATFHHRPTEGKDCVRLYLSEEQYAQLINFIQQSFDYDAQGRVEHIAGHSYGQYDAFYEAKRTYNLFYTCNSWANEALKAAGQRAAFWTPFDAGIFWHYRERGAVGTGK is encoded by the coding sequence ATGCCCGTTACGCTGAAGAAAATAGCCAAAGGAGCCGCCTATGCCGGCGGCAGTATACTCGGCATTCTGGTGCTGTATGGCGTGGCCGCCGTAGGGCTGTCGGCCGTGCCGGTAGGTGAGCGAGGCAAGCCCACCCCCGATGGGGTGGAGGTGTACATCCTCTCCAACGGCGTGCACACCGACATTGTGGTGCCCGTGCGCAACTCGCAGATGGACTGGACCCGGCAGATCCGCTACGCCGACACGCCCGCCGCCGACCCGAGCATGCAGTTCGTGGGCTTTGGCTGGGGCGACAAGGGCTTCTACCTCGACACGCCTACCTGGGCCGAACTCAAGCCCAGCACGGCCTTCAAGGCCATGTTCTGGCTGGGCGAATCAGCCATCCACGCCACGTTTCACCACCGCCCCACTGAGGGCAAAGACTGCGTCCGGCTCTACCTGTCGGAGGAGCAGTATGCTCAGTTGATCAACTTCATTCAGCAGAGCTTCGACTACGATGCGCAGGGCCGCGTGGAGCACATTGCGGGCCATAGCTACGGCCAGTACGACGCATTTTACGAAGCTAAACGCACGTATAACCTGTTCTACACTTGCAACAGCTGGGCTAATGAGGCGCTGAAGGCAGCCGGGCAGCGCGCCGCCTTCTGGACGCCTTTCGACGCCGGAATTTTCTGGCACTACCGGGAGCGAGGAGCTGTTGGGACTGGCAAGTAG